The nucleotide sequence CACTTCCTGAAAATGTTTATTTAACACATCCAGAATACTATGAGCAAATCCCCACAAAAAGAAAAGAGAAGTAATTACAATAAAAGGCAGCAGATAAGAAATCCCCTCCTTAGTTTTTACAATAGATTGTTTCATCAAGTATATTTCTCAGTTTAAATCAACTGCTTTTCTAAAGAAGGGTCGGCAGGTGACTTGCATTAGTTCGGACAAATATAGCTATTAATATTAATAACTCCTACGTTTTGTTTTACAAAACTTATTCTGTCAAATCAACTGCCGACATTTACAGATCCTTACTTAAATTTGAGAATAGGCAAGCTGAGTCAGGTAAATACTTTCATTCTTCGTAGCCGTATAGGCATACTCTGGTTTCTTACTCATAGTTTTCCACTCTTCGCTGGAACCAAAAGCTTTCCAAGCTGCTTCACGGGAAGCCAAATCCTTATTCCATGTCAGATACATTAATGCCGGCATGGACGGACCAGCTAAAATATCTCCGTAGCATACTGATTGTATCCCTTTATTATGAAAAAGATCAATCTCTTCAACATTAAACATGCGTACCTTACGCCTATTGGCATCTTCGTTTGGACTATGGTAGATACGGAGCTCATAAAGGTTACTGTTCTTTTCGGGAGTAAGCATCTTAGGGATACGGTCAAAAGCCTCACACAGGTATGTTTCATAATTAGAATACACTGGATTAGGGGCAGTAAAATCAAAATAACTTTGCGCGGCTTTACAAAAAAGACGATCATCCCAAAGATTCTTTTGTACTTTATGGTAAATTT is from uncultured Macellibacteroides sp. and encodes:
- a CDS encoding NIPSNAP family protein, with amino-acid sequence MKRRNFIRLSALAGLLAGANELKALSSKKESKSKEIYEWRIYSLTGDAAVLDNFYEKAFIPALEKHHVRVGAFKQFKEEVTRKQYYLFVYPSIEIYHKVQKNLWDDRLFCKAAQSYFDFTAPNPVYSNYETYLCEAFDRIPKMLTPEKNSNLYELRIYHSPNEDANRRKVRMFNVEEIDLFHNKGIQSVCYGDILAGPSMPALMYLTWNKDLASREAAWKAFGSSEEWKTMSKKPEYAYTATKNESIYLTQLAYSQI